A stretch of Gadus chalcogrammus isolate NIFS_2021 chromosome 9, NIFS_Gcha_1.0, whole genome shotgun sequence DNA encodes these proteins:
- the LOC130388740 gene encoding cingulin-like protein 1 isoform X1 translates to MEHRRMNISPDIRVQRGYVQPHSRPRSSPDNLFGVRVQIQGIKGCPYVVMNSNDQESLRDSPAPQLEQQGQRRAGSLDRFLEEVPASRGQVTHSESRDSGRTAASNALHYQRHPELLRPYDPERNNLNLLIAPQPVADPRASPSPPGPFPTQGPQAVSPTNRARIPLPAGGPDQDHDEHHSGEPASPGKGVPARSPNSVETDTISSVGKLIDRFNSTQQKRGRFGPRSRINLEDQRRSRSVDSRKNSDSSTSSSFSSSRASSLKGARSGTLTVDGGRPPEEPGSRSLGGGPGTPLTGRRQQSSSSTQLYQEPPGRESSPTPPQTAKPVLNGLGRASPPRSQAPSNHVEETQDRDAQVTPDLLKGQKEVSADSNEDTAKQILYFYLKDGTTDNESTTEKKVHLVLERMNKLKWKTAEIVEKEERDHTSGSKDLQEKQTALEYEVDDLKKQLKVEIKNEKLLAKACEKARNDKKSMAEMLNKGEFELSKLQDRLAEVEADLQSTIQELAHLKAERERSKTEMKDLQHQLSEMHDELDQAKNTEDINADKEVLLKDMAQLRDGYQELLTVQEEQEEMLQLREVELAGLKEALKEEVESHERGVTDLKEEHLQKVQKLLRAVDKAKESNTLLGQDKAEAEREREGCQDKFRAMSQERGHLKEQVRQLEGKVEELHHAIREAKCLEKQLEQRANQLEKEKQQVERTLMEVRQKEDQMSQSNQSLITRLEDVQIELTKLNHEHRELKDKLREEKSQVLELWRTRQELEEERKTQDRTVEQMQKKMSSIMGECEVSTEKLQQQVNEARERSQRELAELRRQLEEKGAELDKCRLTAKKLQEELLSLEKDMQQSRREHQEAQGRSRQLEQKVEELEKRDLATLDNHQQQVKLMERRIGQLEEDLTEERSSADRLMDRVEKSKEQMDQIRTEVQQERAARQDLECDKMGLERQNKDLKSRVGHLEGVRGVNQQDSVVSRLTSRIQDLEDRLQGEKRDNNTLQQANRKLERKMREMKMQVDEENVSLQNQRDQLTQRLKTSKRQMDEAEEEIERLENAKKKLQRDLDEQLEANEQLHGHLGTLRQKKISSQLSVVDDDGDDLDDLVSD, encoded by the exons ATGGAGCATCGTAGGATGAACATTTCCCCGGACATCAGGGTCCAGAGAGGCTACGTCCAGCCGCACAGCCGTCCCAGGAGCAGCCCGGACAACTTGTTCGGAGTGAGGGTCCAAATCCAGGGGATCAAAGGCTGTCCCTACGTGGTTATGAACAGCAATGACCAGGAGAGCCTCAGGGATTCACCGGCTCCTCAATTAGAGcagcagggccagaggagggcaGGGTCTCTGGACCGGTTCTTAGAAGAAGTACCTGCTAGCCGAGGCCAGGTCACACACTCAGAGTCCAGGGACTCAGGACGAACTGCAGCCTCCAACGCACTTCATTATCAGCGACACCCAGAGCTACTGCGACCTTACGACCCTGAGAGAAACAACCTCAACCTCCTCATCGCCCCACAGCCCGTCGCAGACCCCCGggcgtctccctctcccccgggtCCCTTTCCCACTCAGGGCCCCCAGGCCGTCAGTCCCACTAATAGAGCCCGGATCCCGCTACCTGCCGGGGGTCCGGATCAGGACCACGACGAGCATCACTCTGGAGAACCCGCCTCTCCAGGTAAAGGGGTCCCTGCCAGGTCCCCAAACTCCGTGGAAACAGACACCATCTCCTCGGTGGGCAAGCTGATCGACCGCTTCAACAGCACCCAGCAGAAGAGGGGTCGCTTCGGCCCGCGGAGCAGGATCAACCTGGAGGACCAGAGGAGGTCTCGCAGCGTGGACAGCAGGAAGAACTcagactcctccacctcctcctccttctcctccagcagaGCCTCCTCTCTGAAGGGCGCCCGGTCTGGGACCTTGACCGTGGACGGCGGTCGTCCCCCTGAGGAACCAGGCTCCAGGTCCCTCGGCGGAGGCCCGGGCACACCGCTGACCGGTCGCAGGCAGCAGAGCTCCTCCAGCACCCAGCTCTACCAGGAGCCCCCAGGGAGGGAGTCCTCCCCAACACCTCCCCAGACCGCCAAACCAGTGCTTAACGGACTGGGACGAGCTTCTCCACCCCGGTCCCAGGCACCCTCAAACCACGTGGAAGAAACCCAGGACAGAGATGCACAG GTCACTCCTGATCTTCTGAAAGGGCAGAAGGAGGTGTCCGCGGACTCAAATGAAGACACAGCCAAACAGATACTGTACTTCTATCTCAAGGATGG GACGACTGATAACGAGTCCACCACAGAGAAGAAGGTCCACCTGGTGCTGGAGAGGATGAACAAGCTGAAGTGGAAGACAGCGGAAatagtggagaaggaggagagg GATCATACTTCTGGCTCTAAGGATCTGCAGGAAAAACAGACTGCACTGGAATATGAGGTGGATGACTTGAAGAAACAGCTCAAGGTGGAGATTAAG AATGAAAAGCTGTTAGCCAAGGCCTGTGAAAAGGCCAGGAATGATAAAAAGAGCATGGCCGAAATGTTGAACAAGGGTGAGTTTGAGCTGTCAAAGCTCCAGGACCGGCTGGCTGAAGTGGAGGCTGACCTTCAGTCCACCATACAGGA gCTGGCCCATCTGAAAGCAGAGCGAGAACGCTCCAAGACGGAGATGAAGGACCTTCAGCACCAACTCTCTGAGATGCACGACGAGCTGGACCAGGCCAAGAACACCGAGGACATCAACGCAGACAAGGAAGTGCTTCTTAAA GATATGGCCCAGCTGCGGGACGGCTACCAGGAGCTCCTCACGGttcaggaggagcaggaagagatgCTCCAGCTCAGGGAGGTGGAGCTGGCGGGCCTGAAGGAGgcgctgaaggaggaggtggagagccaCGAGAGAGGTGTGACCGATCTGAAGGAAGAACACCTGCAGAAGGTTCAGAAGCTCCTCAGAGCGGTGGATAAGGCCAAAGAG AGCAATACTCTGCTTGGTCAAGACAAGGCCGAGGCGGAGAGAGAACGGGAAGGGTGCCAAGACAAGTTCAGAGCCATGAGCCAAGAGAGGGGGCACCTGAAGGAGCAGGTGAGGCAGCTGGAGGGCAAGGTTGAGGAGCTTCACCACGCCATCAGGGAGGCCAAGTGCCTCGAGAAACAGCTGGAGCAACGGGCCAACCAGCTGGAG AAAGAGAAGCAGCAGGTTGAACGCACTCTGATGGAAGTGAGGCAGAAGGAGGATCAGATGTCTCAGTCCAACCAGTCCCTCATCACTCGTCTGGAAGATGTCCAG ATTGAGCTGACCAAACTAAACCATGAGCATCGAGAGCTGAAGGACAAGCTCAGGGAGGAGAAGAGCCAGGTGCTGGAGCTCTGGAGGACCcggcaggagctggaggaggagaggaagacccAGGACCGCACGGTGGAGCAGATGCAGAAGAAG ATGAGCAGCATCATGGGCGAGTGCGAGGTCTCCACGGAGaagctccagcagcaggtcaACGAGGCGCGGGAGAGGAGCCAGAGGGAGCTCGCCGAGCTCAGGAgacagctggaggagaagggagcgGAGCTGGACAAGTGCAGACTCACTGCCAAGAAGCTACAGGAAGAG CTGCTGTCTCTGGAGAAGGACATGCAGCAGAGTCGCCGGGAGCACCAGGAGGCCCAGGGGAGGAGCAGGCAGCTGGAGcagaaggtggaggagctggagaagagagACCTGGCCACACTGGACAACCACCAGCAACAGGTCAAACTCATGGAG aGACGGATCGGCCAATTGGAAGAGGATCTGactgaggagaggagcagcgCAGACCGCCTCATGGACCGAGTGGAAAAGAGCAAGGAACAG ATGGACCAGATAAGAACAGAAGTCCAGCAGGAGCGagctgcaaggcaggacctggaGTGTGACAAGATGGGCCTGGAGAGACAG AACAAGGACCTGAAGAGCAGAGTGGGCCACCTGGAGGGGGTGCGGGGGGTCAACCAGCAGGACTCAGTGGTCTCGAGGCTCACCAGCCGCATCCAGGACCTGGAGGACCGGCTGCAGGGGGAGAAGAG AGACAACAACACCCTGCAACAAGCAAACCGCAAACTGGAGCGCAAGATGAGGGAGATGAAGATGCAGGTGGACGAAGAGAACGTCTCTCTGCAGAACCAGCGGGACCAG CTCACCCAGAGGCTGAAGACGTCCAAGAGGCAGATGgacgaggcggaggaggagatcgAGCGGCTGGAGAACGCCAAGAAGAAGCTGCAGAGAGACCTGGATGAGCAGCTGGAGGCCAACGAGCAGCTCCACGGGCACCTGGGCACGCTGAG GCAGAAGAAGATATCATCTCAGCTGTCGGTGGTTGACGATGACGGAGACGACCTGGATGACTTGGTGTCTGACTGA
- the LOC130389548 gene encoding transcription factor 12-like, translating to MYCAYPVPGTGNNPMMYCYNMKPVYGQCPDNEDINQNTTSHLSHKTPGNVFANTFFEGTGNSADIWNTANGLNQQGYEGGQRGGLTSSHTEHGNYNNMTSHNHLVYSTQADMNRGLPPMSTFHRSHPPRTSSSSASHSENSSGNQGSLPRGSQTGDALGKALASIYSPDHTSSSFPSSASTPARSPSPPPAPSEPSGPHMRPWNPAQSPASPAYESSLISMSQVEDRLDRLDDVIHVLRNHAVGPTAGLPGDLHGLLGHAGPGPAAASLPAPMQPAPGHNAAMVEAVTMNTNHQVFQGRIQNGHPYAARQRLALQTVQGCGGRGNQELKLEGVDREEMMHTNHSSDSQRSDEEGEHKLHDDNSTPASLHEDEDLSPEQKAERERERRMANNARERLRVRDINEAFKELGHMCQLHLNSEKPQTKLLVLHQAVAVILSLEQQVRERNLNPKAACLRRREEEKASAGLTEQQSMHLAFHPGLADTGHPMGRL from the exons ATGTACTGCGCTTATCCTGTCCCCGGGACGGGGAACAACCCCATGATGTACTGCTACAACATGAAGCCA GTTTATGGACAATGTCCTGACAATGAGGACATCAACCAGAACACCACATCACACCTCTCCCACAAGACCCCCGGCAACGTGTTCGCCAACACCTTTTTTG AGGGCACCGGCAACTCAGCCGACATCTGGAACACGGCGAACGGACTGAACCAACAGGGCTACGAAGGGGGGCAGCGAGGGGGGCTCACATCCAGCCACACAGAGCACGGGAACTACAACAACATGACGTCACACAATCACCTG GTCTACTCGACGCAGGCGGATATGAACAGAGGCCTTCCCCCAATGTCCACCTTCCACCGCTCGCACCCCCCtcggacctcctcctcctccgccagccACTCAGAAAACTCCTCAG GAAACCAAGGCAGTCTGCCCCGAGGCTCGCAGACGGGTGACGCGTTGGGCAAAGCTCTGGCATCT atataCTCTCCTGACCACACCAGCAGCAGTTTCCCCTCCAGCGCGTCCACGCCGgcccgctctccctcccccccgccggccccatCCGAACCCTCAg GCCCCCACATGCGGCCCTGGAACCCAGCCCAGTCCCCGGCCTCCCCTGCCTACGAGTCCTCCCTCATATCAATG tctCAGGTGGAGGACCGGCTGGACCGGCTGGATGATGTGATCCACGTGCTGAGGAACCACGCTGTGGGCCCCACGGCCGGGCTGCCCGGGGACCTCCACGGCCTGCTGGGCCAcgccggccccggccccgccgccgcctcacTGCCGGCCCCCATGCAGCCGGCACCCGGCCACAACGCCGCCATG GTGGAGGCGGTCACCATGAACACCAACCACCAGGTGTTCCAAGGGCGGATCCAAAATGGCCACCCATACGCCGCGAGGCAGCGACTGGCGCTCCAGACGGTACAGGGGTGCGGCGGCAGAG GCAACCAGGAGCTGAAGCTGGAAGGTGTAGACAGGGAGGAGATGATGCACACCAACCACAGCTCAGACAGCCAGCGATCAGACGAGGAGGGCGAACACAAGCTGCACGACGACAACAGCACCCCGGCCAG CCTTCATGAGGATGAGGACCTGAGCCCCGAGCAGAAGGCGGAGCGCGAGCGCGAGCGGCGCATGGCAAACAACGCCCGGGAGCGTCTGAGAGTGCGGGACATCAACGAGGCCTTCAAGGAGCTGGGCCACATGTGCCAACTGCACCTCAACAGCGAGAAGCCGCAGACCAAGCTGCTGGTGCTGCACCAGGCCGTGGCCGTTATCCTCAGCCTGGAACAGCAAGTCAGGG AGAGGAACTTGAACCCCAAGGCAGCTTGTCTgcggcggagggaggaggagaaggcgtcTGCCGGCCTGACAGAGCAGCAGTCCATGCACCTGGCCTTCCACCCTGGCCTCGCCGACACCGGCCACCCCATGGGACGTCTCTGA
- the LOC130388740 gene encoding cingulin-like protein 1 isoform X2, whose amino-acid sequence MEHRRMNISPDIRVQRGYVQPHSRPRSSPDNLFGVRVQIQGIKGCPYVVMNSNDQESLRDSPAPQLEQQGQRRAGSLDRFLEEVPASRGQVTHSESRDSGRTAASNALHYQRHPELLRPYDPERNNLNLLIAPQPVADPRASPSPPGPFPTQGPQAVSPTNRARIPLPAGGPDQDHDEHHSGEPASPGKGVPARSPNSVETDTISSVGKLIDRFNSTQQKRGRFGPRSRINLEDQRRSRSVDSRKNSDSSTSSSFSSSRASSLKGARSGTLTVDGGRPPEEPGSRSLGGGPGTPLTGRRQQSSSSTQLYQEPPGRESSPTPPQTAKPVLNGLGRASPPRSQAPSNHVEETQDRDAQKEVSADSNEDTAKQILYFYLKDGTTDNESTTEKKVHLVLERMNKLKWKTAEIVEKEERDHTSGSKDLQEKQTALEYEVDDLKKQLKVEIKNEKLLAKACEKARNDKKSMAEMLNKGEFELSKLQDRLAEVEADLQSTIQELAHLKAERERSKTEMKDLQHQLSEMHDELDQAKNTEDINADKEVLLKDMAQLRDGYQELLTVQEEQEEMLQLREVELAGLKEALKEEVESHERGVTDLKEEHLQKVQKLLRAVDKAKESNTLLGQDKAEAEREREGCQDKFRAMSQERGHLKEQVRQLEGKVEELHHAIREAKCLEKQLEQRANQLEKEKQQVERTLMEVRQKEDQMSQSNQSLITRLEDVQIELTKLNHEHRELKDKLREEKSQVLELWRTRQELEEERKTQDRTVEQMQKKMSSIMGECEVSTEKLQQQVNEARERSQRELAELRRQLEEKGAELDKCRLTAKKLQEELLSLEKDMQQSRREHQEAQGRSRQLEQKVEELEKRDLATLDNHQQQVKLMERRIGQLEEDLTEERSSADRLMDRVEKSKEQMDQIRTEVQQERAARQDLECDKMGLERQNKDLKSRVGHLEGVRGVNQQDSVVSRLTSRIQDLEDRLQGEKRDNNTLQQANRKLERKMREMKMQVDEENVSLQNQRDQLTQRLKTSKRQMDEAEEEIERLENAKKKLQRDLDEQLEANEQLHGHLGTLRQKKISSQLSVVDDDGDDLDDLVSD is encoded by the exons ATGGAGCATCGTAGGATGAACATTTCCCCGGACATCAGGGTCCAGAGAGGCTACGTCCAGCCGCACAGCCGTCCCAGGAGCAGCCCGGACAACTTGTTCGGAGTGAGGGTCCAAATCCAGGGGATCAAAGGCTGTCCCTACGTGGTTATGAACAGCAATGACCAGGAGAGCCTCAGGGATTCACCGGCTCCTCAATTAGAGcagcagggccagaggagggcaGGGTCTCTGGACCGGTTCTTAGAAGAAGTACCTGCTAGCCGAGGCCAGGTCACACACTCAGAGTCCAGGGACTCAGGACGAACTGCAGCCTCCAACGCACTTCATTATCAGCGACACCCAGAGCTACTGCGACCTTACGACCCTGAGAGAAACAACCTCAACCTCCTCATCGCCCCACAGCCCGTCGCAGACCCCCGggcgtctccctctcccccgggtCCCTTTCCCACTCAGGGCCCCCAGGCCGTCAGTCCCACTAATAGAGCCCGGATCCCGCTACCTGCCGGGGGTCCGGATCAGGACCACGACGAGCATCACTCTGGAGAACCCGCCTCTCCAGGTAAAGGGGTCCCTGCCAGGTCCCCAAACTCCGTGGAAACAGACACCATCTCCTCGGTGGGCAAGCTGATCGACCGCTTCAACAGCACCCAGCAGAAGAGGGGTCGCTTCGGCCCGCGGAGCAGGATCAACCTGGAGGACCAGAGGAGGTCTCGCAGCGTGGACAGCAGGAAGAACTcagactcctccacctcctcctccttctcctccagcagaGCCTCCTCTCTGAAGGGCGCCCGGTCTGGGACCTTGACCGTGGACGGCGGTCGTCCCCCTGAGGAACCAGGCTCCAGGTCCCTCGGCGGAGGCCCGGGCACACCGCTGACCGGTCGCAGGCAGCAGAGCTCCTCCAGCACCCAGCTCTACCAGGAGCCCCCAGGGAGGGAGTCCTCCCCAACACCTCCCCAGACCGCCAAACCAGTGCTTAACGGACTGGGACGAGCTTCTCCACCCCGGTCCCAGGCACCCTCAAACCACGTGGAAGAAACCCAGGACAGAGATGCACAG AAGGAGGTGTCCGCGGACTCAAATGAAGACACAGCCAAACAGATACTGTACTTCTATCTCAAGGATGG GACGACTGATAACGAGTCCACCACAGAGAAGAAGGTCCACCTGGTGCTGGAGAGGATGAACAAGCTGAAGTGGAAGACAGCGGAAatagtggagaaggaggagagg GATCATACTTCTGGCTCTAAGGATCTGCAGGAAAAACAGACTGCACTGGAATATGAGGTGGATGACTTGAAGAAACAGCTCAAGGTGGAGATTAAG AATGAAAAGCTGTTAGCCAAGGCCTGTGAAAAGGCCAGGAATGATAAAAAGAGCATGGCCGAAATGTTGAACAAGGGTGAGTTTGAGCTGTCAAAGCTCCAGGACCGGCTGGCTGAAGTGGAGGCTGACCTTCAGTCCACCATACAGGA gCTGGCCCATCTGAAAGCAGAGCGAGAACGCTCCAAGACGGAGATGAAGGACCTTCAGCACCAACTCTCTGAGATGCACGACGAGCTGGACCAGGCCAAGAACACCGAGGACATCAACGCAGACAAGGAAGTGCTTCTTAAA GATATGGCCCAGCTGCGGGACGGCTACCAGGAGCTCCTCACGGttcaggaggagcaggaagagatgCTCCAGCTCAGGGAGGTGGAGCTGGCGGGCCTGAAGGAGgcgctgaaggaggaggtggagagccaCGAGAGAGGTGTGACCGATCTGAAGGAAGAACACCTGCAGAAGGTTCAGAAGCTCCTCAGAGCGGTGGATAAGGCCAAAGAG AGCAATACTCTGCTTGGTCAAGACAAGGCCGAGGCGGAGAGAGAACGGGAAGGGTGCCAAGACAAGTTCAGAGCCATGAGCCAAGAGAGGGGGCACCTGAAGGAGCAGGTGAGGCAGCTGGAGGGCAAGGTTGAGGAGCTTCACCACGCCATCAGGGAGGCCAAGTGCCTCGAGAAACAGCTGGAGCAACGGGCCAACCAGCTGGAG AAAGAGAAGCAGCAGGTTGAACGCACTCTGATGGAAGTGAGGCAGAAGGAGGATCAGATGTCTCAGTCCAACCAGTCCCTCATCACTCGTCTGGAAGATGTCCAG ATTGAGCTGACCAAACTAAACCATGAGCATCGAGAGCTGAAGGACAAGCTCAGGGAGGAGAAGAGCCAGGTGCTGGAGCTCTGGAGGACCcggcaggagctggaggaggagaggaagacccAGGACCGCACGGTGGAGCAGATGCAGAAGAAG ATGAGCAGCATCATGGGCGAGTGCGAGGTCTCCACGGAGaagctccagcagcaggtcaACGAGGCGCGGGAGAGGAGCCAGAGGGAGCTCGCCGAGCTCAGGAgacagctggaggagaagggagcgGAGCTGGACAAGTGCAGACTCACTGCCAAGAAGCTACAGGAAGAG CTGCTGTCTCTGGAGAAGGACATGCAGCAGAGTCGCCGGGAGCACCAGGAGGCCCAGGGGAGGAGCAGGCAGCTGGAGcagaaggtggaggagctggagaagagagACCTGGCCACACTGGACAACCACCAGCAACAGGTCAAACTCATGGAG aGACGGATCGGCCAATTGGAAGAGGATCTGactgaggagaggagcagcgCAGACCGCCTCATGGACCGAGTGGAAAAGAGCAAGGAACAG ATGGACCAGATAAGAACAGAAGTCCAGCAGGAGCGagctgcaaggcaggacctggaGTGTGACAAGATGGGCCTGGAGAGACAG AACAAGGACCTGAAGAGCAGAGTGGGCCACCTGGAGGGGGTGCGGGGGGTCAACCAGCAGGACTCAGTGGTCTCGAGGCTCACCAGCCGCATCCAGGACCTGGAGGACCGGCTGCAGGGGGAGAAGAG AGACAACAACACCCTGCAACAAGCAAACCGCAAACTGGAGCGCAAGATGAGGGAGATGAAGATGCAGGTGGACGAAGAGAACGTCTCTCTGCAGAACCAGCGGGACCAG CTCACCCAGAGGCTGAAGACGTCCAAGAGGCAGATGgacgaggcggaggaggagatcgAGCGGCTGGAGAACGCCAAGAAGAAGCTGCAGAGAGACCTGGATGAGCAGCTGGAGGCCAACGAGCAGCTCCACGGGCACCTGGGCACGCTGAG GCAGAAGAAGATATCATCTCAGCTGTCGGTGGTTGACGATGACGGAGACGACCTGGATGACTTGGTGTCTGACTGA
- the LOC130388742 gene encoding aquaporin-9-like, with the protein MRRHCVLKHGILKEFLAEFLGTFVLVLFGCGAAAQTALSRNTLGEPLTVHIGFSLGLTMACYVAGGVSGGHVNPAVSLAMVVLGKLKIWKFPIYVLAQFLGAFAGAAAVFGLYYDAFMDFTSGILSVTGINATGHIFASYPGRHLSILGGFLDQVIGTGMLVVCILAIVDGGNIGAPKGVEPLAIGLIVMAISVSMGLNCGYPVNPARDLGPRLFTAVAGWGMEVFSTGDYWWWIPVAGPLVGGLVGAALYYLLIELHHPQQPPPSSPEEPEKTPEEEDEEEEDEEDDSLKDKYEMIAMS; encoded by the exons ATGAGGAGACACTGTGTTCTCAAACATGGGATACTTAAGGAATTCCTGGCGGAGTTCCTGGGGACCTTCGTCTTGGTG ctgTTTGGCTGCGGCGCCGCGGCCCAGACGGCCCTCAGCAGGAACACCCTGGGCGAGCCGCTCACCGTGCACATCGGCTTCTCCCTGGGCCTCACCATGGCCTGCTACGTGGCGGGAGGAGTCTCAG GGGGTCATGTGAACCCGGCCGTCTCACTGGCCATGGTGGTCCTTGGCAAACTCAAGATCTGGAAGTTCCCCATTTACGTCCTCGCACAATTCCTGGGTGCCTTTGCCGGGGCGGCAGCCGTGTTCGGCTTATACTACG ACGCCTTCATGGACTTCACCAGTGGGATCCTGTCAGTGACCGGCATCAACGCCACAGGTCACATCTTCGCCTCCTACCCTGGACGACACCTGTCAATCCTGGGCGGCTTCCTCGATCAG GTCATCGGGACCGGGATGCTCGTGGTGTGCATCCTGGCCATCGTCGACGGGGGGAACATCGGAGCCCCTAAGGGCGTGGAGCCGCTGGCCATAGGCCTCATCGTCATGGCCATCTCCGTGTCCATGGGGCTCAACTGTGGCTACCCCGTGAACCCGGCCCGCGACCTGGGCCCGCGCCTCTTCACAGCCGTGGCCGGCTGGGGCATGGAGGTCTTCAG CACCGGCGACTACTGGTGGTGGATCCCAGTGGCCGGGCCCCTGGTGGGGGGCCTGGTTGGTGCGGCCCTCTACTACCTGCTCATCGagctccaccacccccagcagccccccccctcgaGCCCCGAGGAGCCGGAGAAGACCccggaagaggaggacgaggaggaggaagatgaggaagacgaCAGTCTCAAGGACAAATATGAGATGATCGCCATGAGCTAA